From Apium graveolens cultivar Ventura chromosome 9, ASM990537v1, whole genome shotgun sequence, the proteins below share one genomic window:
- the LOC141685907 gene encoding uncharacterized protein LOC141685907, producing the protein MLLQPVKDVIKCQAFPQTLPGMALRWYNRLPPNSIGSFKDLSQAFIKQFISGRVHEKSSTSLMGIVQGAKESMREYLNRFTKEALKVPDLDDTVAMIALQQGIRDGYFKMSLAKRPPESMLQLRDRAGKYIKVEGSMKKTTVNNEPTGNKKRKMEQEYDA; encoded by the coding sequence ATGTTGCTACAGCCCGTGAAGGACGttattaagtgtcaggcctttcctcaaaccctacCGGGTATGGCTCTAAGGTGGTACAACCgtctgcccccaaactctattggatcctttAAGGACTTGAGCCAAGCTTTTATCAAGCAGTTCATAAGTGGTAGAGTGCACGAGAAGAGTTCAACCTCTCTCATGGGCATAGtccaaggagcaaaggagtccaTGAGAGAGTATCTGAATCGATTTACGAAGGAGGCTTTGAAGGTCCCTGATCTTGATGATACggtagctatgatagccctaCAACAAGGGATTAGAGATGGGTACTTTAAGATGTCTCTGGCTAAGCGCCCTCccgaaagcatgttgcagctccgGGATAGAGCCGGAAAGTATATTAAGGTGGAGGGGAGTATGAAGAAGACGACTGTGAATAATGAACCTACCGGAAACAAGAAGCGGAAGATGGAACAGGAGTACGATGCCTAG
- the LOC141684672 gene encoding eukaryotic translation initiation factor 2 subunit beta-like, with product MADDDNVNLIKEESAADIAPFDPSKKKKKKKVVIQEPADEPVDKLVETTENLSVTEGLDTAFAGLKKKKKKQVQTDLLEDEKENDADDLDDNFGEDEEGEGIVLQQQLPWEGTERDYEYEELLGRVFNILREHNPELAGDRRRTVMRPPQVLREGTKKTVFVNFMDLCRTMHRQPEHVMTFLLAELGTSGSLDGQQRLVVKGRFAPKNFEGILRRYINEYVICNGCKSPDTILSKENRLFFLRCEKCGSGRSVAPIKAGFQARVGRRKAGT from the exons ATGGCTGACGATGATAATGTTAACCTTATCAAGGAAGAGTCTGCTGCAGAT ATTGCCCCTTTCGATCCCtcgaaaaaaaagaagaagaagaaagttGTCATTCAGGAACCTGCTGATGAGCCTGTCGACAAGTTAGTCGAAACTACGGAAAATTTGTCTG TTACTGAGGGGCTTGACACTGCGTTTGCGGgtttgaaaaagaagaagaagaaacag GTTCAGACTGATTTGTTGGaagatgagaaagaaaatgatgCTGATGATTTGGATG ATAACTTtggtgaagatgaagaaggagaaGGCATTGTATTGCAACAGCAGTTACCGTGGGAAGGAACTGAGCGAGACTATGAGTATGAAGAG CTTTTGGGCCGAGTGTTCAATATCCTTCGTGAGCATAATCCTGAACTTGCTGGAGACAGACGGAGAACGGTGATGAGGCCTCCTCAAGTTCTTCGTGAAGGGACTAAGAAAACTGTTTTTGTGAACTTCATGGATCTCTGCAGAAC GATGCATAGACAACCGGAGCATGTAATGACATTCTTGCTTGCTGAATTGGGTACAAGTGGGTCACTTGATGGACAACAAAGATTGGTAGTTAAAGGAAGATTTGCCCCAAAAAATTTTGAAGGGATTCTGCGCCGATATATCA ATGAATATGTCATTTGCAATGGCTGCAAAAGTCCAGATACAATTCTTTCAAAGGAGAATCGTCTTTTCTTTCTTCGATGTGAAAAG TGTGGTTCTGGTAGGTCTGTTGCTCCAATCAAGGCTGGTTTCCAGGCTCGTGTTGGCCGTCGGAAGGCTGGAACCTAA